A part of Lepisosteus oculatus isolate fLepOcu1 chromosome 16, fLepOcu1.hap2, whole genome shotgun sequence genomic DNA contains:
- the LOC102695361 gene encoding deoxynucleoside triphosphate triphosphohydrolase SAMHD1-like, which yields MNSASGQENYQLYKVFNDPIHGHIEMHPLLVKIIDTPQFQRLRFIKQLGPCSFVYPGATHTRFEHSIGVSYLAGRLVEVLQERQSELKITKKDKLCVQIAGLCHDLGHGPFSHMFDAKFLLRIGKSENEIRHEKTSVKMFEHMLNNNPDLKKAMEDYELDEQDHAFIKNQIDHQSHYGECGRTDKEFLYEIVANKRNGIDVDKWDYLARDSYYLGMQNSFNHERLLKFVRVCEVEGGRQICTRDKEIFNLYDMFNIRFSLHKRALQHRVVNIIVHMITEAFVKAAEHITVQSSNGLYNLSTAVDDMEAYTQLTDNVFHEILNSTSEELKEAREILQRVMRRKLYKFVGETRSKPDAHKKQYAFKGHDVHGLDLDHEKFIVLNTKMDYGMGDNNPIDQVHFYFKNNPTKGVKMDKNQVTNILPINFSEQLVQVYYMGENEDTKSIEKCFVRWCFQNELTKPKDADINCSDLKDKWRP from the exons ATGAACTCGGCTTCTGGACAAGAAAATTATCAGCTCTACAAG GTCTTCAACGACCCCATCCACGGTCACATTGAGATGCACCCCTTGCTGGTGAAGATCATCGACACCCCCCAGTTTCAGAGGCTGCGCTTCATCAAGCAGCTGGGCCCCTGCAGCTTCGTCTATCCTGGGGCTACACACACCCGATTTGAGCACTCCATCGG GGTGAGTTACCTGGCTGGAAGACTGGTCGAGGTGCTACAAGAAAGACAGTCTGAGCTGAAGATCACCAAGAAGGACAAGCTGTGTGTGCAGATTGCAGGGCTGTGTCATGACCTAG GACATGGCCCTTTTTCTCACATGTTTGATGCGAAATTCCTCCTCAGAATCGGAAAGTCCGAAAATGAAATAAGG CATGAAAAAACTTCTGTCAAGATGTTTGAGCACATGTTAAATAATAATCCTGACTTGAAGAAAGCAATGGAAGACTATGAACTGGATGAACAGGACCATGCCTTCATTAAGAATCAGATAGATCATCAAAGCCATTATGGGGAATGT GGTCGAACGGACAAGGAATTCCTGTATGAGATTGTGGCCAACAAGAGAAATGGCATTGATGTGGACAAGTGGGATTATCTTGCCAG GGATTCCTATTACCTTGGGATGCAAAACAGCTTTAACCATGAGCGTTTACTGAAGTTCGTCCGTGTCTGCGAAGTTGAGGGAGGGAGACAAATCTGCACAAGAGACAAG GAAATTTTCAATTTGTATGACATGTTCAACATCCGGTTCAGCCTTCACAAGAGAGCTCTCCAGCACAGGGTTGTCAATATCATTGTGCATAT GATAACAGAGGCCTTCGTGAAAGCTGCTGAACACATTACAGTTCAAAGCTCCAATGGACTGTACAATCTCTCCACTGCAGTAGATGATATGGAGGCCTACACTCAGCTGACAG ACAATGTCTTCCATGAGATCCTGAACTCCACTTCAGAAGAGTTGAAGGAAGCCCGTGAAATCCTCCAGAGGGTGATGCGCCGTAAACTCTACAAGTTTGTAGGAGAAACACGTTCCAAACCTGACGCACATAAAAAACAG TATGCCTTCAAAGGACATGATGTGCATGGCCTCGATCTGGATCATGAAAAATTTATTgttctg aaCACTAAAATGGACTATGGCATGGGTGACAACAACCCCATCGATCAAGTACACTTCTACTTCAAAAATAACCCTACCAAAGGCGTGAAAATGGATAAAAACCAG GTGACAAACATCCTACCAATCAACTTTTCTGAGCAACTGGTTCAAGTTTACTACATGGGTGAAAATGAGGACACCAAAAGCATTGAGAAGTGCTTTGTGAGATGGTGCTTTCAAAATGAACTCACCAAGCCTAAG gatgCTGACATTAATTGCTCTGACCTGAAGGACAAGTGGCGCCCATAA